From the genome of Hymenobacter gelipurpurascens:
AAACCTTCACGATAAAAGACATTGCCCGCGAACTGAATCTTTCTACCTCCACGGTATCGCGCGCATTACGGGGCAGCTACGAAATCAACCCCGAAACCAAGCGGCTGGTAATGGAGTGCGCCGAGCGCCTCAACTACCGCCCCAACCCTATTGCGCTTAGTCTTAAAGGCAGTGCCAGTCGGGCCATTGGGGTGATTGTGCCGCAAATTGCCAACTACTTTTTCTCGCAGGCAATCAACGGCATTGAGGCCATTGCCTACAACCGCGGCTACCACGTTATTATCTTCCAAAGCCAGGAGTCGTATGAGCGTGAAATGGCTAATGTGCAGCAAGCCATGTCGCGTAAAGTGGATGGATTGCTGATTTCGCTTTCCAGCGAAACCTCCGACGTAGCGCACCTACAGGAAGTGCAGGATAAAGGCGTGCCGGTAGTGCTTTTCGACCGGGTTTCGTCGGAGCTAAATGCTACCAAAGTAGTGGCCGATAACTTTGGGGGCGCTTTTGCAGCTACCGAGCACCTGATTCAGACGGGCCGCCGCCGGATTGCGCACCTCACCATTCAGCCGTGGCTGAGCATCACGCAGGAGCGCTTGGCTGGCTATCGGGCCGCGTTAGAAAAGCATGGTGTTGAGTTCGATGAAAACCTCATTCGCTATGGTACCTTCGGGCCAGATGAAGTAGGGCCCATGATAAAAGAACTCATGCGTCTCGACTCGCCCCCCGACGCGTTCTTCACCGCCTCCGACCGCCTCGCTGTAGGTTGCCTCACGGCCTTGCGCCAGCAGCGCCTCGCCATTCCGGATGATGTTTCCCTTATTGGATTTACGAACCTGAATGTAGCCGACCTGATGGCGCCTTCCCTGAGCACGGTGGTGCAGCCGGCGCAGGAAATTGGGCAAGTAGCCGCCGAGCGCCTGATTGATCAGATTGAGCGGAAGCACCGCGCTCTGCCCATCGAAACCGTGAAGATTCCGACTGAGCTTATTGTGCGGGATTCTTCAAGCCGCACCGCAGACCATGCTGCCCTGTTTGCTACTCCAAAAACAGTTACCCACTAGGCTCTAGGCCAGTAGGTCGCTGAAAAGCAAAACGCCCGTCATGCTCGGTTTCTCGAGGTATAACGGGCGTTTTGCTTTTCAGCGACCTACTGGCCTACGCGGGTTTCCCCGGCGGCTGCACAACTACTTGCGGGCCGACTGTTGCAGCAGCCAGGTAGCGAGGTCCTTCCCTGCCGAGAAGTTTTCGTACACGGCCGGAATTTTCCGACCATCGTTGTACTCGTTGTACAGCCACGGGTCACCTACCGCGAAAACGGTTCCTTTGCCCACTTTTGCGGTGGCCATAATTATCTGGCCGCCTTGGCTTATTAAGGCCGTAGCAGGAGCCTTTATTTCCAGCGGAGCCAGCTCTTTGATGTAGGCAGCGCGGGCGTGCTTGAAGACGGCATTGCCAGCTGGCAATTCCACTTTCCCCTGCTCGAACTGGCTGCCTTTCACCATATTCACATTCACGTCGCGGAACTTCATCCCGAAAGCCTGCGCCAGTGTATTGAAGCGCGGAATCTCGCAGTTGCTGGTGTCGTTGGCCATGAGCACAAGGGTGCCGCCAGCCTTTACCCAGGCGGTGAGGGCCTGCACATCAGCGGGCTTCACGAAGTTGGGGCTGGCCGTTTCTTTTTTGGTGTCCGGATCGACGATGATGTACACATCTACGCCCTTCAGCGAGGCGGCTGTAGGGGCCGTGGGAACCGACACAGTGTTGGCGCCTAATTCTCTGAACTGATTGCCCCAGAGCCAGAAGCCGGAGTGCATGCGGTCCTCCCATGTGTAGTGGAAGGGTTCTGGCTGGCCCGTGATGTTGCTCTTGCGGCTTTCGTGGTTGAAGTAGGTATCAATGCCCACGGTTTTGCCTTTGCCTAGGCCACTCTCTGCAGCAATTTCCATCTCTACGCTGGCCAGAATAAATGGGCCCACGCCTTTCAAATCGTTCTTGCGCAGCGGTTCGGTGAGGTAGTACTCGTAGCTGCCGTCGCGGTAGGGGTTTCCACCTAGCCCTCCTACACTCACCGTGCCGTTGAAGGCCAGCGCACCGTTTTCTGTCGCCACAAACTCCTTCAGCAACCCGTCATAGCCTTTGCGGGCTACGTCGCTATACTTCTTATCGAGGTAGCCCATGCGCACACCTTTGGCCAGCATGTACACAAACATGCTGCTACCCGATGCTTCGGCGTAGTTGCCTTTACGCGTGGCCTGGTCTACTACCAACGACCATGTACCAGTTTTAGCGTCCTGGTACTTGGCCAGCACCGGCGCCAAGCGCTGGACATCCTTGATGAGTTGAGCGCGCTGCGGATGGTTCTTGGGGAAATAATCTAGCACATCTACCAGCGCCATGGCGTACCAGCCCATGCCTCGGTCCCAGAAGTTCGGCGACTGGCCCGTGGTTTTGTTGGCCCATTTCTGCTCCCGGCTTTCATCGTAGCCATGATAGAGCAGGCCCGTTTTGGAGTCAACGAGGTTTTTCTCGATGAGGGCAAACTGCTTGGCCACGTCATCAAACCCGGCGGGCTGCTGGAATACCTGGCTATACTCGGCATAAAAGGGCTCAGCCATGTAGAGGCCATCGAGCCACATCTGGTTGGGGTACACCTTCTTGTGCCAGAACCCGCCCGCTTCCGTGCGCGGCTGGCCATCCAGTTGTTTCCGCAGCAGCTGGGCTGCTTTCTGGTACTTCTCCGGATTCTGGACCGACATCTGGCTCAGCAGCAGCAAAGCGTGACCCGTCGTTAGGTTATCCAGGTTGTAATCTTCCAGCTTGTAGGTCCTGATGGAGCCATCGGGCTGCACAAACTGCTCGAGGTCCTTCTGGATGTACGTGAAGTAGCGCGCGTCGCCGGTACGTTCCCACACGCGCTGCATGGCCTTCAGCATCAGGCCCTGCTCATAGTCCCAGCGGGCCGTTTTACGGTTGCCGATGACAATAGAATCAGGATGCCAGCTGATGAAAGCATCCGTCATGCGCTGCGACATAGGCCTAGCAGCCGGCGCAGTTTGTGCCTGCGCTGCAAACGAGGAAATAAGAAGACCGGAAAGGAAGAAACGGCGGAGAGACATGAAAAGCTTATCTAAAACTAGAAACTAGTTCCCCTGCTCAGATGAGGAGGGGTTAGGGGTGGTAGACTGGCCTAGAACGGTGCTATCGGGCTGGTCTAACAATTATGCCAGATTATGTACTGGCCTACAGCTTAGAAACCGTCACGACTTTCTTCGACACCTTCTCGCCCATTTCCAGGCCTTTCTTGGCAGCTTTGGTGTTGGTATTGCGCAGGGTTACGGCCTTGCTGCGGGCACCTGTTACGCGCAGCAGCAATTCAGCGCCGGGCGTGTAGCGGATGTTATCGAGGCTGATGTTGCGGCTGTTCTGCACTTCCATCACCGGCTTGGTTTCCTTGGAAAGTAGCGTCACGTTTTTGAGGCGGATGCCATCGGCTTCCTGGCACACGAGGCCCTTATTGCATTCCAGCACCACATTTTCAATATCCACATCCTGGATGGCCATTTCGGGCAGACCGCGCACCAGAATACCCGTGTTAGCCCCTTTGCAGGTCACGTTCTTGATGCGGAAACCTTTGAACTGTGGCGTGCCTTCGTTCAGCGGCTCGGCTTTGATTTCGGGGATGCCGTAGGCCTCTCCATTCACTTGCACCGGGTCTTTGGCGGCATAATACATATCGAACAGGATGGCTTCGCCGGCAATGTCGGTCATGTCCACGCCGTCCACGAAAATGTTCTCCACTACCCCCCCCCGACCACGCGTCGTCTTGAAGCGTAGGCCTACGTCAGTGCCCATGAAGGTGCAGTTGCTCACGTAGAGGTTACGCGCGCCGCCCGACATCTCGGAGCCAATCACGAAGCCGCCGTGGGCATGGTACACTTTCGTGTCGCGAATGATGAAGTTCTCGGTAGGAATTCCGCGTTTGCGGCCTTCTTCATCGCGACCCGATTTGATGCAAATGCCGTCGTCGCCCACGTCAAAGGTGCAGCCTTCTACTAGGCCATTCTTGCAGGATTCCAGATCCAGCGCATCAGTATTCTGCCCATACCAGGGGTTTTTTGCCGTTACGTTGCGCAGCGTGATATTCTCGCACAGCAGCGGGTGAATCGTCCAAGCCGGAGAGTTCTGGATGGTAAAGCCTTCCAGCAGAATCTGCTTGCAGCGCTGCAGGCTGAGCATGTTAGGGCGTAGGAAATCCTTGAACTCCGTGTACTTGCTAAAGTCGGGCTGCTGACCGGCCGGAATGGTCCAGGGCTTGTTTAGCGTAGAGCCTTTCAGCGAGCCAGCCGATGGATACCAGGTGGTGCCTTTCTCATCCAGCACACCACCCGATTTCACGAGGCGCTGCCACTGGCCGGCATTCAGTTTCTCCTTTTTCACCATGCGCCAAGCGTCACCGGCACCATCGAAAGTGCCTTGGCCCGTAATGGCAATGTTCTCCAGATCAAAACCCGAAATAGGCGACTGATTCCGCACGGCGTCTTCTCCCTCCCAGTTGGTTTTCACAAGCTGAAAGTCAGAGAGTTTATTGCTGAACTGCACCAAAGCCCCTTTGGCTACATGCAGGTTCACGTTGCTTTTCATCTGGATGGGGCCCGTGAGCCACAGGCCGCGCGGCACCAGCACTACGCCACCTTTCTGGCTGCAGGCCTCAATGGCCTTGCGGAAAGCCTCCGTGTTAAGCGTCTGGCCATCAGCCACGGCACCATACTTCGTGATGTTGAAGGTATCCTTGCTGAAGTAGGGCTGCAGCACTACCGGCAGATCATACACGTACTTGCCTGCAAAAGCCAGCGGTTGCAGATGCGAGGCGAGGTCTAGATTCAGCTTTTTAACATCCTGCGCCACCAATTGCGCCACACGCTCAGCGCCGTAGGCCGAGAAGTGGGTGTTGTCGAGCTTCGTGTTGTTGGCGCCGTTCTGGTAGCTCCAGAACAATGGCTGAGTGCCTTTTTCGCCGAGCTGGCTATACATGGCCCAGCTGGTTTCGTGCAGGTCAATCATCGGCACCTTCTGGGCCTTAGCTACTTCCTTCACCACGCCGGGGTATTCGCCGTGGTCATCTTTGCGCTTGCCTTGATCATCGAAATAGCGGCGGCCTACGGGCGTCAGAAGCACGGGATTAGCACCCTTGGCGCGGGCTTCTTGCACGTAGCGCGTCAGGTTTTGGCGGTAGGCCGTTTTGGGCGCAGCGTAGCGGGCAGTGTCCTCTTGTTTGGAATCGTTGTGACCAAACTGGATGAACACCCAGTCGCCGGGCTTTAGCTGTTCCAGCACCTTGGCCCAGCGGCCCTCGTGGCGGAAGTTGCGGGTGCTACGGCCGTTCATGGCGTGGTTCTGCACCTGCACATTTGCATCGAAATACTGTTGAAAATACATTCCCCAGCCACGCTCGGCTTTATCAAGCGGTTTGTCGGACATCGTTGAGTCGCCGACCAGGAAAATCTGTACTTTCTTGTCTTCGGCAGGCCGGAAGGCCCACAGAAGCACGGCAAAAAACAGGATGGTAAGTTGTTTCATAGGAAAAGAAAAAGCCTTCCTAGGCCAGTAAGGTACTGGCCTAGGAAGGGTACGGGATGTTATCTGTAACCTGGGTTCTGAATGAATTCGTTTTTATTGGAAACCGCGTCCAGCTGGCGTTGCGGAATTGGGCGCACCAGGTGAATATCCTTGATGCTCACGGCAGCATCGGGGTTATACTTCTGCACGCGCTCCAGCAGCTTGCCGGTGCGCTTCAGGTCAAACCAGCGCAGCTGCTCGCCCCCTAATTCCCGCCCCCGCTCATCCAGAATGAAGTCCAGCGTTACGTCGGCGGGCTTGATGAGCATATCGGTTTCCTTGCCAGGAATGGCGGCCCGGCGGCGCACCACGTTAATCAGGTCAGCGGCTTTGGTGGCGTTGCCGGCCTTGAACTCCGCTTCGGCGGCCGTCAAATACACATCAGCCAGCCGGATAACGTAGGCGTCGCGGGCACTCTGTTCTTCGGCAATGGTAGGCCTGGTCGGGTCCAGGAACTTCTTCATGGTGACGTAGTGAATCCGGTCGCCGCTGATGGTACCGTCGGGCCGGTACACGGCGCTCTGGTCCCAGATGCGGTACTTCTTCTTGGCCTTCGTAGTAGCCGGAATAATGTACTTGCTGGCGACAATGGCGGTATCGCCTACAGCTATGCCCGTTACGGCGCGGTTAGCCAGCCAGGTAGTCTGGAAAGTGGCGGCGTAGCGGGAGTCGATTTTCTCGTTGAACAGGTTCAGGTAGAACAGCGAGGGCATGAAGCGGTTGAACGGACGGCCATAGGGAATGTCCCGGATAACACCCGGTTGGTCATCGTACTTCATTAGGAACAGCAGGTGGCCGTTGTTGCCGCCCCGGGGGTGCCCATCGGGATAGAGCGTAGCATCTACCCTATCATTCAGGCTTAAGTCCTTGGAGTAGTTCACGGCCCACAGAATCTCCTTGTTTTCCAGGTTGGTCATCGACCACAGATCGGCAAACTTGGGCTGCAACGAGTAGCTATAGCTGCTAATGACTTTCTGGGCCAGGTCGGCGGCTTCGCGGTTTTGGCCGCGCGTCAGGTACATCTTGGCCAGGAAAGCCTCAGCAGCGGGCTTGGTCACGCGACCGTAATCTGAGGTAGTGGTAGGCAAATTTGCCACGGCCACATTCAGGTCCTCAAAAATCTGTTTGTAGAAGGTTTCTACCGGCGTGCGGTTGGCGGTGTTGGCAATAGCAGCGGTTTCCTCAGTGGTGAAATGCACTCCGCCCCAGGTTTCCACAATCTGCCAGTAGTAGAAGGCGCGCAGGAAACGTAGCTCGCCTTCCCGCGTTTTCTTCAAGGCATCCGTCATGCCCGACTGGCCTACGCGGGCAATGCCGGCGTTGCAGACGTTTACGGCCGCGTAGAGCTTGCTCCACAGGTCATTCAGAGCGGCAGAACTGCCTTGCAGGGTGGTATATTCGGTAAGGTCGGGGTTCACGTCGCCGGCACCACGCTGCCACAGGTCGGTGCCCATTTCGGAAGCGCTGTAACCGTTTTCCTTGCCATACCACCAGCGGGTGTAGGAGTAAGAGGCATTCACCAGGGTTTCAAAACCGGCTGGGGTGCTATAAACTCCTTCTGCTGTGAGGCCCGAGGGGTTGTATTCTTCCAGCTGCTTTTCGCAGGCCGGCAGCGTCAGGGAAAATACGCCAGCGGTCAGCAGCAGTTTGAGAGTATGTTGCGTTGAGATTTTCATCGTGCAGAATCTATTAAACTACCTCTCTTATTCTAAAACCCAAGGTTCAAACCAGCCGTCAGCACCCGCGGGATGGGCGTGGTGATGGCGCCACCACGCTCGGGGTCGTAGTTGTCGACATGGCTCCAGGTGTAGAGGTTCTTGCCCTGCACATACACGCGCAACGACGACATGTGCAGGCGCGAAGTAAGCGAAGCCGGCAGTGTGTAGCCCAGCGTAGCCGCCCGAATCTTGGCATAGGAGCCATCTTCGTAGAGCAGCGAAGTGCCATAGAGCGCGTTTTGCAGCGTGCTCTTCGAAAGGCTGGCGTCGGGACGTGGGTAATCGTTGGAAGGGTTTTCGGGGGTCCAGTAGTTTTGCTGTGAACTGTTCTCGATGCCCTGCGGATCGAAGAAGCCATTGTACTCGTAGTTGAACATCTGCCCGATACGCGCAAACAACTGCAAGGACAGGTCGAAGCCCTTGTAGGTTACATCGGTGTTGAAGGAGCCGCTCCACTTCGGCACAGACGTGCCCAGCACTTTGCGGTCATCGGTAGCCGTGATGCGGCCGTCGCCGTTCAGGTCGCGCACCTTAATCTGGCCCGGTTTCTGGCCGTAGGTTTTGGCCTCATCTGCCTCGCTGGTCTGCCAGATACCGATCTTCTCGTAGTCGTAGAATACCCGCGTAGGCGAGCCGATAAACCAGAGGTTACTGATGTCGTTGCCGGAAATGGTCAGGGCCGTAATTTCTTCCTTGTTCTTAAACCAGGTAGCGCCCACGTTCCAGCGGAAATCTTCCTTGTCAATCACGCGAGCATTCAGGCCTACCTCAACTCCCCGGTTACGGGTTTTGCCGGCATTTTCCGTCACTACGGAGTAGCCCGAAGTAGCGGGCAGCACGCGGTTCAGCAACAAGTCGTTGGTGCGGGTGTCATACACATCCACGGTGCCCGACAAACGGTTTTGCAGGAAAGCAAAATCCAACCCGAAGTTCAGGGTATTCGAGAGCTCCCAGCCCAGGTTCTTGTTGCCGATGCGGTTGGCGAAGGTATAGGCCGGTGCTGATGACTCGCCGAAGGCAAACGGAATGCGCACCAGCAACGACTGCGTAGAATACGCCGGAATGTCGTAGTTGCCGGCGCGGCCGTAGCTGGCACGCAGCTTCAGGTCAGTGATGGGCGTCAGGCCCTTCATGAAGTCCTCCTCAATGATGCGCCAGGCCACCGCTGCCGAGGGGAAAAACGCCCACTTGTTGCCGGGTGCCAGCACCGAGGAACCATCGGAACGCCCCGTGAGCGTGAGCAGATAGCGGCTCTTGAAGTTGTACTGCACGCGGCCCGTGAAGGAAAGCAGCTTGCTATCTACGTAGCCACTATTAATGCCGACCTGCTGGTTGGCATTTGCCAAGGCATAGAACCCCTGATAATCCAGGAGTTGGTTGCGGCCCTGCGCGTTGGAGTTTTCGTTGTTGAAGGTGAGCAGCGAGGTAACCCCCGTGGCGCTGATGGTATGGTCGCCGAACGTTTTGTTGTAGTTCAGGATATTCTCCCAACTCCAGTTCGTTACGAACTCGGTACCGTAGGCCGACTGGGCCACCGAACCGTTGCGGTCCAGCGTATTGGAACCCTGATAAATGCCGGTACGGGCGTTAGAAAGCGTAAGGCCCAGGTTGGAGCGCAGGTTCAGGCTGGGCAGAATCTGGTAGCTGACGTAGCCCGTAGTGAAGGTGCGCGTGGTGCGTACGTTATTCTGGTAGTTGCCCTCCTGCTCATCAATGAGCGGGTTGATGAAGTTGCCGGCGTTGGGGAAGATGGCCAGGTTACCGTTCTCATCATACGGCGACAACAGCGGGTTGATCTTGTTGGCTTGGTTGGTAGGGTCGCGGCGGCGGTTCTGGTTGAAGTACGTGAGTTGGCTCTGTAGGCCTACCTTCACCTTGGCATTGATTTCCTGATCGAGGTTGAAGCGAATGGAATAGCGGTTCAGGTCGTCCATCCGAAACAGCCCCTTCTCATTGAAGTAATCGAAGGATGTATAGAACTTCGTTTTCTCCGAACCGCCCGATAGGCCTATCTGGTGCTCCTGCTGCACACCTTGGCGCAGTAGCATATCCATCCAGTTGGTGCTTACCCCATCGGCAATATTCTGAATTTCCAGAGGCGTAAAGATCTTTGAGTCATCGGCCGGACTGGCCCAGTTGCCGGTGGTGCGGTTGGCTTCGCGCTTCTGCGCTACGTACTGCTCGGCGCTGTTCACCTTGGGGTAGTACACGGCATCCGTCACGCCGTAGTAGGAATTCACCGTCACGCGGGGCACCCCAGCCGCGCCTTTCTTGGTGGTCACGATGATAACGCCGTTGGCGCCGCGTGAACCGTAAATGGCTGTAGACGCGGCATCCTTCAGCACCTCCATGCTCTGGATATCATTGGGGTTGATATCCTGAATGGAATTGTACTGCACCCCGTCCACAATAAACAGCGGGC
Proteins encoded in this window:
- a CDS encoding LacI family DNA-binding transcriptional regulator, translating into METFTIKDIARELNLSTSTVSRALRGSYEINPETKRLVMECAERLNYRPNPIALSLKGSASRAIGVIVPQIANYFFSQAINGIEAIAYNRGYHVIIFQSQESYEREMANVQQAMSRKVDGLLISLSSETSDVAHLQEVQDKGVPVVLFDRVSSELNATKVVADNFGGAFAATEHLIQTGRRRIAHLTIQPWLSITQERLAGYRAALEKHGVEFDENLIRYGTFGPDEVGPMIKELMRLDSPPDAFFTASDRLAVGCLTALRQQRLAIPDDVSLIGFTNLNVADLMAPSLSTVVQPAQEIGQVAAERLIDQIERKHRALPIETVKIPTELIVRDSSSRTADHAALFATPKTVTH
- a CDS encoding DUF4350 domain-containing protein; translated protein: MSLRRFFLSGLLISSFAAQAQTAPAARPMSQRMTDAFISWHPDSIVIGNRKTARWDYEQGLMLKAMQRVWERTGDARYFTYIQKDLEQFVQPDGSIRTYKLEDYNLDNLTTGHALLLLSQMSVQNPEKYQKAAQLLRKQLDGQPRTEAGGFWHKKVYPNQMWLDGLYMAEPFYAEYSQVFQQPAGFDDVAKQFALIEKNLVDSKTGLLYHGYDESREQKWANKTTGQSPNFWDRGMGWYAMALVDVLDYFPKNHPQRAQLIKDVQRLAPVLAKYQDAKTGTWSLVVDQATRKGNYAEASGSSMFVYMLAKGVRMGYLDKKYSDVARKGYDGLLKEFVATENGALAFNGTVSVGGLGGNPYRDGSYEYYLTEPLRKNDLKGVGPFILASVEMEIAAESGLGKGKTVGIDTYFNHESRKSNITGQPEPFHYTWEDRMHSGFWLWGNQFRELGANTVSVPTAPTAASLKGVDVYIIVDPDTKKETASPNFVKPADVQALTAWVKAGGTLVLMANDTSNCEIPRFNTLAQAFGMKFRDVNVNMVKGSQFEQGKVELPAGNAVFKHARAAYIKELAPLEIKAPATALISQGGQIIMATAKVGKGTVFAVGDPWLYNEYNDGRKIPAVYENFSAGKDLATWLLQQSARK
- a CDS encoding glycosyl hydrolase family 28 protein, translated to MKQLTILFFAVLLWAFRPAEDKKVQIFLVGDSTMSDKPLDKAERGWGMYFQQYFDANVQVQNHAMNGRSTRNFRHEGRWAKVLEQLKPGDWVFIQFGHNDSKQEDTARYAAPKTAYRQNLTRYVQEARAKGANPVLLTPVGRRYFDDQGKRKDDHGEYPGVVKEVAKAQKVPMIDLHETSWAMYSQLGEKGTQPLFWSYQNGANNTKLDNTHFSAYGAERVAQLVAQDVKKLNLDLASHLQPLAFAGKYVYDLPVVLQPYFSKDTFNITKYGAVADGQTLNTEAFRKAIEACSQKGGVVLVPRGLWLTGPIQMKSNVNLHVAKGALVQFSNKLSDFQLVKTNWEGEDAVRNQSPISGFDLENIAITGQGTFDGAGDAWRMVKKEKLNAGQWQRLVKSGGVLDEKGTTWYPSAGSLKGSTLNKPWTIPAGQQPDFSKYTEFKDFLRPNMLSLQRCKQILLEGFTIQNSPAWTIHPLLCENITLRNVTAKNPWYGQNTDALDLESCKNGLVEGCTFDVGDDGICIKSGRDEEGRKRGIPTENFIIRDTKVYHAHGGFVIGSEMSGGARNLYVSNCTFMGTDVGLRFKTTRGRGGVVENIFVDGVDMTDIAGEAILFDMYYAAKDPVQVNGEAYGIPEIKAEPLNEGTPQFKGFRIKNVTCKGANTGILVRGLPEMAIQDVDIENVVLECNKGLVCQEADGIRLKNVTLLSKETKPVMEVQNSRNISLDNIRYTPGAELLLRVTGARSKAVTLRNTNTKAAKKGLEMGEKVSKKVVTVSKL
- a CDS encoding RagB/SusD family nutrient uptake outer membrane protein, whose amino-acid sequence is MKISTQHTLKLLLTAGVFSLTLPACEKQLEEYNPSGLTAEGVYSTPAGFETLVNASYSYTRWWYGKENGYSASEMGTDLWQRGAGDVNPDLTEYTTLQGSSAALNDLWSKLYAAVNVCNAGIARVGQSGMTDALKKTREGELRFLRAFYYWQIVETWGGVHFTTEETAAIANTANRTPVETFYKQIFEDLNVAVANLPTTTSDYGRVTKPAAEAFLAKMYLTRGQNREAADLAQKVISSYSYSLQPKFADLWSMTNLENKEILWAVNYSKDLSLNDRVDATLYPDGHPRGGNNGHLLFLMKYDDQPGVIRDIPYGRPFNRFMPSLFYLNLFNEKIDSRYAATFQTTWLANRAVTGIAVGDTAIVASKYIIPATTKAKKKYRIWDQSAVYRPDGTISGDRIHYVTMKKFLDPTRPTIAEEQSARDAYVIRLADVYLTAAEAEFKAGNATKAADLINVVRRRAAIPGKETDMLIKPADVTLDFILDERGRELGGEQLRWFDLKRTGKLLERVQKYNPDAAVSIKDIHLVRPIPQRQLDAVSNKNEFIQNPGYR
- a CDS encoding SusC/RagA family TonB-linked outer membrane protein, coding for MRKALLLSALALGTVASAQAQQTRQVEGRVLDSSTGEALPGVTVVVKNSTLGATTDGDGKFSLALPASGDVALTFSYIGYIPQTVSVGSQTALKIALKTDQKALDEVVVIGYGQVKKSDVTGSIISVKSEDLQKAPSANVMETLQGRLPGVDITRSSGSAGSGVNIAVRGNRSITAQNGPLFIVDGVQYNSIQDINPNDIQSMEVLKDAASTAIYGSRGANGVIIVTTKKGAAGVPRVTVNSYYGVTDAVYYPKVNSAEQYVAQKREANRTTGNWASPADDSKIFTPLEIQNIADGVSTNWMDMLLRQGVQQEHQIGLSGGSEKTKFYTSFDYFNEKGLFRMDDLNRYSIRFNLDQEINAKVKVGLQSQLTYFNQNRRRDPTNQANKINPLLSPYDENGNLAIFPNAGNFINPLIDEQEGNYQNNVRTTRTFTTGYVSYQILPSLNLRSNLGLTLSNARTGIYQGSNTLDRNGSVAQSAYGTEFVTNWSWENILNYNKTFGDHTISATGVTSLLTFNNENSNAQGRNQLLDYQGFYALANANQQVGINSGYVDSKLLSFTGRVQYNFKSRYLLTLTGRSDGSSVLAPGNKWAFFPSAAVAWRIIEEDFMKGLTPITDLKLRASYGRAGNYDIPAYSTQSLLVRIPFAFGESSAPAYTFANRIGNKNLGWELSNTLNFGLDFAFLQNRLSGTVDVYDTRTNDLLLNRVLPATSGYSVVTENAGKTRNRGVEVGLNARVIDKEDFRWNVGATWFKNKEEITALTISGNDISNLWFIGSPTRVFYDYEKIGIWQTSEADEAKTYGQKPGQIKVRDLNGDGRITATDDRKVLGTSVPKWSGSFNTDVTYKGFDLSLQLFARIGQMFNYEYNGFFDPQGIENSSQQNYWTPENPSNDYPRPDASLSKSTLQNALYGTSLLYEDGSYAKIRAATLGYTLPASLTSRLHMSSLRVYVQGKNLYTWSHVDNYDPERGGAITTPIPRVLTAGLNLGF